A single Desulfomonilaceae bacterium DNA region contains:
- a CDS encoding segregation/condensation protein A yields MAYEVKLDIFEGPLDLLLHLIEKNEVSIGDIPIATITEQYLETIEIMRSFNLELAGEYLVMASYLTYLKSQTLLPAAVSDDGTPGDDVEDPRAELVAHLLEYRRYRTVAAELGAMPLLGREVFERDGREPLLDGQGRSVVSIDINELVSALQALLEKREPKMAMEIRNEPISIQIKIEEIITRLKTHRWLSFGSLFSEDFSRGNIVVTFLALLEVVKNGVARIYQDIPFGSIVISRR; encoded by the coding sequence ATGGCGTACGAGGTCAAGTTAGATATCTTCGAGGGCCCTCTTGACCTGCTTCTCCACCTTATCGAAAAAAATGAAGTTTCCATTGGCGATATACCGATAGCCACCATTACGGAACAATACCTGGAAACCATCGAGATTATGAGGTCGTTTAATCTCGAATTGGCCGGGGAATATCTTGTAATGGCGTCGTATCTCACGTATCTCAAGTCTCAGACGCTCTTGCCGGCGGCGGTTTCAGACGACGGAACTCCGGGCGATGATGTTGAAGATCCGAGAGCGGAACTTGTGGCTCATTTACTTGAGTACAGGAGATACAGGACAGTTGCGGCTGAACTTGGAGCCATGCCTCTTCTTGGCCGGGAGGTTTTCGAAAGAGACGGGCGTGAGCCCTTGCTGGATGGACAAGGCCGATCAGTCGTGAGTATCGATATCAATGAACTGGTATCGGCTTTGCAAGCGCTGTTGGAAAAACGGGAGCCGAAAATGGCGATGGAGATCAGGAACGAGCCGATTTCAATCCAGATCAAAATCGAAGAGATCATCACGAGGCTAAAGACACACCGATGGCTCTCCTTCGGATCGCTGTTTTCTGAAGATTTCTCAAGAGGGAATATTGTAGTTACTTTTCTGGCGCTACTTGAAGTGGTAAAAAACGGCGTCGCGAGGATTTATCAGGACATTCCTTTCGGATCTATTGTAATCTCGAGACGTTGA
- a CDS encoding site-2 protease family protein, with amino-acid sequence MPELDILKSLRELVLITPGFLLAITAHEFTHGYIAYRLGDPTAKMAGRLTFNPLSHLDLFGTLALVLTRMIGWAKPVPVDPRYLKRPLRDMLWISLGGPVANIIVAIILVLMLKLIASAAMAGYGSPASDFFMGPLFLIIRYGIRINVVLAVFNLIPIPPLDGFGVLKGMLPRSAAYKLEAIEPYGFLILLALLLTGAVNFLIVPPIIAVENLLLSLVR; translated from the coding sequence ATGCCTGAATTGGACATCCTCAAATCCCTAAGAGAATTGGTTCTAATTACTCCAGGTTTTCTGCTCGCCATAACGGCGCATGAATTCACGCACGGCTACATTGCATACAGACTTGGGGATCCTACCGCAAAGATGGCGGGGAGGCTTACATTTAACCCTTTGAGCCATCTGGATCTCTTTGGAACTCTGGCCCTGGTTCTGACCAGGATGATCGGCTGGGCAAAACCGGTTCCGGTTGACCCCAGATATCTAAAGAGGCCCTTGCGGGACATGCTTTGGATCAGTCTGGGTGGGCCGGTCGCGAATATCATTGTGGCGATAATTCTGGTGCTGATGCTGAAGTTGATCGCTTCCGCGGCAATGGCGGGATATGGATCTCCTGCAAGCGATTTCTTCATGGGACCGCTATTTCTTATCATTAGATACGGAATCAGAATCAATGTGGTTCTGGCTGTTTTCAACCTGATTCCTATTCCTCCACTGGATGGATTCGGCGTGCTCAAAGGGATGCTTCCGCGCTCCGCGGCGTACAAGCTGGAAGCTATTGAGCCTTACGGATTTCTGATTCTTCTGGCGTTGCTGCTCACAGGCGCGGTGAATTTCTTGATAGTTCCTCCGATAATAGCGGTTGAAAACTTGCTACTAAGTCTCGTAAGGTAA
- a CDS encoding efflux RND transporter periplasmic adaptor subunit has translation MDHPSKKLVYTAQRRISLIAMLCVLSLTVVGCGKSREGIGKPTGPIPVDMAEVIQKDTPLFIKAIGNVAAYNTVDLKSRVTGELIKRFFKAGDSLKAGQDLFTIDPAPFETKVKESEAKVNQARVQYEQANKDYIRFKGLYGEKAVSQEQLETKQVDMNSKLYQMELNQAELESAQLNLGYCFIKSPLEGPSGDIYIDNFNIVNANQDRLVTIKQIHPIKVRFSVPGKFLDEINKYNSVAPLEVEVLIRGSDKPESGKLTLIDNNINLRTGMIALEGTFRNPESRLWPGQFVDVRLKLTTTIGALLVPAVAVNDGAEGQYVWAVNKDQTVSIRPVKVDRRETDMVVISEGVGAGEKVITDGQLMLRPGASVVTKEQIKKAREAANPKHPKATNGSGKAPK, from the coding sequence ATGGATCACCCATCAAAGAAACTGGTCTACACGGCGCAGCGAAGAATATCCTTAATTGCGATGCTGTGTGTTTTATCACTGACGGTGGTCGGATGCGGGAAGTCAAGGGAAGGCATAGGCAAGCCAACTGGACCTATTCCTGTTGACATGGCCGAAGTCATTCAGAAAGACACTCCTCTTTTCATAAAGGCCATCGGGAATGTTGCGGCCTATAACACTGTGGATTTAAAGTCTCGCGTTACAGGTGAGCTAATAAAACGTTTTTTCAAGGCAGGAGACAGTCTAAAGGCCGGTCAGGATCTTTTTACTATCGACCCTGCTCCGTTCGAAACCAAGGTAAAGGAGAGCGAAGCGAAGGTTAACCAGGCGAGAGTTCAATACGAACAGGCGAATAAGGATTACATCCGATTCAAGGGTTTGTATGGTGAAAAGGCTGTCAGTCAGGAACAACTTGAGACCAAACAGGTTGACATGAATTCCAAGCTTTACCAGATGGAGCTAAACCAGGCCGAGCTGGAGAGCGCCCAACTTAATCTGGGATACTGTTTCATTAAATCGCCGCTTGAGGGTCCATCCGGGGACATTTATATAGACAATTTCAACATTGTGAACGCCAACCAGGACCGGCTGGTTACTATCAAACAGATACATCCGATCAAGGTTAGGTTCTCGGTTCCTGGAAAGTTTCTTGACGAAATAAACAAATACAATTCAGTCGCTCCGCTGGAAGTGGAAGTCTTGATACGGGGGAGTGACAAACCCGAGTCGGGGAAGCTTACTCTTATAGATAACAACATAAACCTGAGAACCGGAATGATTGCGCTCGAGGGGACGTTTCGGAACCCTGAATCCAGACTCTGGCCAGGGCAGTTCGTAGATGTTCGTTTAAAGCTCACTACCACAATAGGCGCCTTGCTCGTTCCGGCAGTGGCTGTCAACGACGGAGCCGAGGGCCAGTACGTTTGGGCTGTAAACAAGGACCAGACTGTTTCCATACGACCAGTGAAGGTAGATCGTCGCGAAACTGACATGGTGGTCATTTCTGAAGGGGTAGGAGCAGGTGAGAAAGTCATAACCGATGGGCAACTCATGCTGCGTCCGGGCGCTTCGGTGGTCACGAAAGAACAAATAAAGAAAGCTAGAGAAGCGGCTAATCCTAAACATCCCAAGGCCACCAACGGCTCAGGTAAGGCGCCAAAATAA